One Phoenix dactylifera cultivar Barhee BC4 chromosome 8, palm_55x_up_171113_PBpolish2nd_filt_p, whole genome shotgun sequence genomic window carries:
- the LOC103702543 gene encoding protein SPEAR3, with the protein MGGSLYGEMCLGNGRSGSSRRGKKSNSDQPKLPRRGLGVAQLEKIRLHNQMMAGYRASLHPPFHTNLSEEDARVHMGSPSSPHASSIATTSYLCGVHPNTMMKFGGSDITDIRFGDYHSGATASNNMMPPHHFVKPAVTLPLLTQTILEDSVQKNIQQDQCHSMGSICQNSDSGDSQELDLELKLSI; encoded by the exons ATGGGCGGCAGCCTCTATGGCGAGATGTGCTTGGGTAATGGAAGGTCAGGGTCATCAAGAAGGGGAAAGAAAAGCAATTCAGACCAGCCAAAGCTGCCGCGGAGAGGCCTTGGGGTGGCTCAATTGGAGAAGATCAGATTACACAATCAAATGATGGCTGGCTATCGCGCCTCACTTCATCCTCCATTTCATACCAATCTCAGCGAG GAGGATGCAAGAGTACACATGGgatctccatcatctcctcatgCTTCCTCAATTGCTACTACATCTTACCTCTGCGGTGTTCATCCAAACACCATG ATGAAATTTGGAGGCAGTGACATAACAGATATTAGATTTGGTGATTACCATTCTGGTGCAACAGCTAG CAATAACATGATGCCGCCCCATCATTTCGTAAAACCAGCTGTGACGCTACCGCTTTTGACGCAAACCATATTGGAG GATTCGGTGCAAAAGAATATACAACAAGATCAATGTCATTCAATGGGTTCAATCTGTCAGAACTCTGATTCAGGTGACTCTCAAGAGCTAGATTTGGAGCTTAAATTGTCCATATGA
- the LOC120111727 gene encoding uncharacterized protein LOC120111727 — MRALLWNCRGAGKPSFAPAFRRLVQLHKPEICVLFETRLSGQNLQKARAAIPRSWGFYAVESQGLSGGIIVTWVQGDYQIDVFNVCKQEVILVISEDNRSPWVLAAVYASTDYRVRRRLWAEASQLITQGYPMLVAGDFNCITDPQEKMGGRAFTYKREIREFQDFIASNGLIDLEFSGPTFTWCNNQQGQTRVWERLDRVYATAGWAQCFFDYHVRHLPRIASDHCPLLVSTDAAVSFHSPFRFEKFWTCYPRSWEIVREAWNVPVRGDAMYRVSRRLELTKRRLRRWNREEVGNIFRRIEESEEAIAGLQAQEALGGSLVEEEMGELRSLLSLHDSLLRQQEIFWRQKSRVQWIQEGNRNTRFFHQSAVIRRHRNRIRVIRDEDGQLVEDPDLIRRVRRVSSGPDGLSRWVLGAQGVL, encoded by the coding sequence ATGAGAGCCCTCCTTTGGAATTGTCGGGGTGCAGGTAAGCCCTCCTTTGCCCCGGCTTTCCGCAGGTTGGTGCAACTGCACAAACCTGAAATTTGTGTTTTGTTCGAGACCCGGCTCTCTGGGCAAAACCTTCAGAAGGCCCGTGCGGCGATACCGAGGTCATGGGGTTTTTATGCAGTGGAATCTCAAGGACTGTCGGGAGGTATTATAGTGACTTGGGTACAGGGTGACTACCAAATTGATGTTTTCAATGTTTGTAAACAGGAGGTCATCTTAGTGATATCAGAGGATAATCGGAGCCCGTGGGTTTTAGCAGCTGTGTATGCCAGTACAGACTATAGAGTGCGGAGGCGGTTGTGGGCGGAGGCGTCTCAGCTTATCACTCAGGGTTATCCCATGTTGGTGGCAGGTGACTTCAACTGTATCACGGATCCCCAGGAGAAGATGGGGGGGAGGGCCTTCACTTATAAGAGGGAAATCAGAGAGTTTCAAGATTTTATAGCGTCAAATGGACTGATAGACTTGGAATTTTCGGGACCAACATTCACATGGTGCAATAATCAGCAGGGGCAGACCCGGGTTTGGGAGAGATTGGACAGAGTCTACGCCACAGCGGGGTGGGCCCAGTGTTTTTTTGACTACCATGTCCGTCACTTGCCGAGGATTGCGTCCGACCACTGCCCCTTACTGGTTAGTACCGATGCAGCTGTCTCTTTTCATTCCCCTTTTAGATTTGAGAAGTTCTGGACATGTTATCCTCGGTCCTGGGAGATTGTGAGGGAGGCATGGAATGTACCGGTGAGAGGGGATGCTATGTATCGTGTGTCTCGTCGGTTGGAGCTGACAAAAAGAAGGTTGAGAAGGTGGAACCGTGAGGAGGTAGGGAATATCTTCAGGAGGATTGAGGAGTCTGAGGAGGCTATTGCTGGATTACAGGCTCAGGAGGCCTTGGGAGGGAGTTTGGTAGAGGAGGAGATGGGGGAGCTTAGATCTCTACTATCCTTACATGATTCTCTCTTGAGACAGCAGGAGATCTTTTGGAGACAGAAATCGAGGGTGCAGTGGATCCAGGAGGGGAATCGAAATACTAGGTTTTTCCACCAGTCGGCAGTGATCAGGAGGCATCGGAACAGGATCAGGGTAATTAGGGATGAGGATGGGCAGTTAGTGGAGGATCCAGATTTGATTCGGAGGGTGCGGAGGGTTTCTTCTGGGCCAGATGGTCTGAGCAGATGGGTACTGGGAGCTCAGGGAGTATTGTAG
- the LOC103702596 gene encoding probable xyloglucan endotransglucosylase/hydrolase protein 26, which translates to MGNLRILLVALVSLVALNQDLVHANFYTDTVFTWGSQNSAIWGNGNNLALMLDKVSGSGIQTSREFLFGSIEMQIKLVPGNSAGTVTAYYMSSTGSKHDEIDFEFLGNLSGQPYIIHTNVFTQGVGNREQQFYPWFDPTSDFHSYTIHWNPSQIVWFVDGLPIRVYRNYERYGIPFPNKQAMRAYSSLWNADDWATRGGLIKIDWSNAPFIARYRQLRLRACAWTGPNSISQCAQTTPANWWTSPVYSELNDMQKGQLNWVRQNFMIYDYCKDTKRFNGQFHPECSLLQF; encoded by the exons ATGGGGAACTTACGCATTCTCCTTGTTGCTCTTGTTTCTCTGGTGGCATTGAACCAAGATCTTGTTCATGCTAATTTTTATACCGACACTGTCTTCACCTGGGGCTCGCAGAACTCAGCAATCTGGGGCAATGGCAACAACCTTGCACTCATGCTCGATAAGGTCTCAG GTTCTGGAATACAAACGAGCAGAGAGTTTCTCTTTGGAAGTATAGAAATGCAAATAAAACTGGTTCCAGGGAATTCAGCTGGTACTGTCACCGCATATTAT ATGTCATCAACAGGAAGCAAGCATGACGAGATAGACTTCGAGTTCCTGGGAAATCTATCCGGACAACCTTACATCATTCACACAAATGTCTTCACTCAAGGTGTAGGAAATAGGGAGCAGCAATTCTACCCTTGGTTTGATCCAACTTCTGATTTCCACAGTTACACCATACATTGGAACCCAAGTCAGATTGT GTGGTTTGTTGATGGGCTCCCAATCCGAGTCTACAGAAATTATGAAAGATATGGGATTCCATTCCCCAACAAGCAAGCAATGAGGGCCTACTCAAGCCTATGGAATGCTGATGATTGGGCAACTAGAGGTGGCCTGATAAAGATTGATTGGAGCAATGCACCCTTCATAGCAAGATATCGCCAGCTCCGTCTGAGAGCTTGCGCATGGACTGGACCAAACAGCATCAGCCAATGCGCTCAAACTACCCCTGCTAACTGGTGGACTTCACCTGTATACAGTGAATTGAATGACATGCAGAAGGGCCAGCTGAACTGGGTCAGACAGAACTTCATGATATATGATTACTGCAAAGATACAAAGAGATTCAACGGGCAATTCCACCCTGAGTGTTCTCTGCTGCAATTTTAA